From the Luteolibacter arcticus genome, one window contains:
- a CDS encoding DUF6941 family protein produces MDIQIATLCDFAADYNGKLVISGTFDTLAARQLPVVHPSCSLALRFCFTPEDSGRHKLSINIINEDGESLDPKNMPIEPEFEVQLPAGVPFLTRNVILNLQGLQFPKGGIYSIDLGCDGELLMRLPLRIVQVQAQQAEPVA; encoded by the coding sequence ATGGACATTCAAATCGCCACTCTTTGCGACTTCGCCGCAGACTATAACGGCAAGCTCGTCATTTCCGGCACCTTCGACACTCTTGCCGCACGCCAGCTTCCGGTCGTCCACCCGAGCTGCAGCCTCGCTCTCCGCTTCTGCTTCACCCCGGAAGATTCCGGCCGTCACAAGCTCTCCATCAACATCATCAATGAAGATGGCGAGTCGCTCGACCCGAAGAACATGCCCATCGAACCCGAGTTCGAAGTGCAGCTTCCAGCGGGCGTTCCCTTCCTGACCCGCAACGTGATCCTGAACCTTCAGGGCCTGCAGTTCCCGAAGGGCGGCATCTACTCGATCGACCTCGGCTGCGACGGCGAATTGCTGATGCGCCTGCCGCTCCGCATCGTTCAGGTCCAGGCTCAGCAGGCTGAACCCGTTGCCTGA
- a CDS encoding peptidoglycan D,D-transpeptidase FtsI family protein, translated as MSRFLSHLFLGALAATACPAQELAAVADPGLPGGSASDASIFTRRDARAITLAIPAPRGMIVDRNGQPFAQNRVAWQLGIQYQQFEKADRTFVVEWGRARIGKAKLLVPGVVEPTDDELWNHYRERRWLPLLISTHLDKAQKEKIESSLGSGLILHPVYQRYYPHGSLAAHIVGYTGSVGKLPTGPINFNEPLWEESEGRAGLEYLYNKELSGQAGMKKLLYDEHGRKFPEEQPKRPRPGGSVVTTLNLEWQMHAEEVLKDHARRGAFVLIDVNTGEVLVMASRPSFDLNEWIPGISEKRMKELEEDPATPLYGRAFQSAYPPGSCFKPIVAMTALDTGEIDPDTLIDCPGAITIGNHTFHNHNKKGAGAINVVQALASSNNIWFGKVGMRLGSNTFLNTARRFGFGDKTGLPLIGENPGNIPTNEWMLAVEKRRFKDGDAFNMSIGQGPVLVTPLQVAQAMAGIANGGVLPKLHLVNQVQDAYGRVIKQAIPERRNWLGIDAKAIEVTREGMREVVDGGTGRSAGLSFAELCGKTGTAQWKIANKTNLAWFAGFMPYDEPRFAFVAVYEGRPGENPSGGKNAAPIVKAFFEPLKEEIKEIIAPAPKALEVIDEANAPKAEPVTEEEGAEGVIKSPDGQLLDTTPAPSGNEAEVEPIPRALEVDPSELEEPVEEE; from the coding sequence GTGAGTCGTTTCCTATCCCACCTTTTTCTCGGTGCCCTCGCGGCGACCGCTTGCCCGGCGCAGGAACTTGCCGCGGTCGCTGATCCGGGTCTGCCCGGCGGTTCCGCCAGCGATGCCTCGATCTTCACGCGCCGCGACGCACGGGCGATCACCCTGGCGATCCCGGCACCGCGCGGCATGATCGTCGATCGCAATGGCCAGCCCTTTGCGCAGAACCGGGTGGCCTGGCAGCTCGGGATTCAGTACCAGCAATTCGAGAAGGCCGACCGCACATTCGTGGTCGAGTGGGGTAGGGCACGCATCGGCAAGGCCAAGCTGCTGGTCCCCGGTGTGGTCGAGCCCACCGATGACGAGCTGTGGAACCACTACCGCGAGCGCCGCTGGCTGCCGCTGCTCATTTCCACCCACCTCGACAAGGCGCAGAAGGAAAAGATCGAATCCAGCCTAGGGTCGGGTCTCATCCTTCATCCCGTTTACCAGCGCTATTACCCGCATGGCTCCTTGGCCGCACACATCGTCGGCTACACCGGCAGCGTGGGCAAATTGCCGACCGGACCGATCAATTTCAACGAGCCCCTGTGGGAGGAAAGCGAGGGTCGCGCCGGCCTGGAGTATCTCTACAACAAGGAGTTGAGTGGCCAGGCGGGCATGAAGAAGCTGCTCTATGACGAGCACGGTCGCAAATTCCCTGAGGAGCAGCCGAAGCGCCCGCGTCCCGGTGGCAGCGTCGTCACCACCCTGAATCTTGAGTGGCAGATGCACGCCGAGGAGGTGCTCAAGGATCACGCCCGCCGCGGTGCCTTCGTGCTCATCGACGTGAACACGGGCGAGGTGCTGGTGATGGCCTCACGGCCGTCCTTCGACCTGAACGAGTGGATTCCCGGCATCTCCGAGAAGCGGATGAAGGAGCTTGAGGAAGATCCCGCCACGCCGCTTTACGGCCGCGCCTTCCAGTCCGCCTATCCTCCTGGATCCTGCTTCAAGCCGATCGTGGCGATGACCGCGCTCGATACGGGCGAAATCGACCCCGATACCCTCATCGATTGCCCGGGCGCGATCACCATCGGCAACCACACCTTCCACAACCACAACAAGAAGGGTGCGGGAGCGATCAACGTGGTCCAGGCGCTCGCGTCGTCGAACAACATCTGGTTCGGCAAGGTGGGCATGCGGCTTGGCTCGAATACCTTCCTTAATACCGCCCGCCGGTTCGGCTTCGGGGACAAGACCGGCCTGCCCCTGATCGGCGAGAACCCCGGCAACATCCCGACCAACGAGTGGATGCTGGCCGTCGAGAAACGCCGCTTCAAGGACGGCGATGCCTTCAACATGTCGATCGGCCAAGGGCCGGTGCTGGTGACCCCGTTGCAGGTGGCGCAAGCCATGGCCGGCATCGCCAACGGTGGCGTCTTGCCGAAGCTCCATCTGGTCAATCAGGTCCAGGACGCTTACGGCCGCGTCATCAAGCAGGCCATCCCCGAGCGCCGCAACTGGCTGGGCATCGACGCCAAGGCAATCGAGGTCACGCGGGAAGGCATGCGCGAGGTGGTCGATGGTGGCACTGGTCGCTCCGCGGGCCTGAGCTTCGCCGAACTCTGCGGCAAGACGGGCACGGCCCAGTGGAAAATCGCGAACAAGACCAACCTCGCATGGTTCGCCGGCTTCATGCCCTACGACGAGCCACGCTTCGCCTTCGTCGCCGTCTATGAAGGCCGGCCGGGCGAGAATCCCAGCGGTGGCAAGAACGCGGCACCGATCGTGAAGGCGTTCTTCGAGCCCTTGAAAGAGGAGATCAAAGAGATCATCGCACCGGCACCAAAGGCATTGGAAGTCATCGACGAAGCCAACGCGCCCAAGGCGGAGCCGGTCACCGAGGAGGAAGGTGCCGAGGGCGTGATCAAGTCGCCGGACGGCCAACTCTTGGACACGACGCCTGCGCCAAGCGGCAACGAGGCGGAGGTGGAGCCGATCCCACGGGCCTTGGAGGTAGATCCGTCGGAGCTTGAAGAGCCGGTGGAAGAGGAGTGA
- the feoB gene encoding ferrous iron transporter B, producing the protein MSGSLETVALAGNPNAGKTTLFNALTGANQQVGNYAGVTVERKSGEFFTPHGNKLRLVDLPGCYALDGGSPDQQIARKTLLGEIEGEARPDLVVCVVDASNLERHLVLAMQVIELGLPVVIALNMVDVAEKAGLRLDPQKLSEELGGVPVVPIQANAGKGIVELKQALRHPFPHPASPGWTAEERQTRALQICEIAARRPDTHTATLSDKLDAWLLHPFCGWLAFAAIMIGIFWTIFSIAEIPMGWIEDGTGVVRDWVNASMSEGDFRSLLADGIVTGVGEGVLVFLPQIVLLFFFIGLLESSGYMARAAFLMDGVMAKAGMSGKAFLPLLSSYACAIPGVMATRTIDSAKERLVTIFVAPWMSCSARLPVYLTLVPLLLSDMTGLQKALVFSAIYVTGTITALVVARILRGRLGEDKTPSHFLLELPPYRAPQWRYIFRHVAGRAGAFLKSAGTILLAIFIILWAMKTYPKSESEDPGEKLAHSAMGRVGAVVEPLVKPLGLDGRAGTAILTSFAAREAFVGSMTQLFHVEESEDEDETLNRLQTTLAAATWPDGRKMFTLPALLGLIVFYIYALQCLPTSAVVAREAGSWKWAVGQLVFMSVFAWVAAFAVFQITSMFL; encoded by the coding sequence ATGTCCGGTTCCCTTGAAACCGTCGCCCTCGCCGGCAACCCCAACGCCGGGAAAACCACGCTCTTCAACGCCCTCACCGGTGCCAACCAGCAGGTCGGCAACTACGCCGGCGTCACGGTAGAGCGCAAAAGCGGGGAGTTCTTCACCCCGCACGGCAACAAGCTCCGGCTGGTCGATCTCCCCGGCTGCTACGCGCTCGACGGTGGCAGCCCGGACCAGCAGATCGCCCGCAAGACGCTGCTCGGCGAGATCGAGGGTGAAGCGCGGCCGGATCTGGTCGTCTGCGTGGTCGATGCCTCGAATCTGGAGCGCCATCTGGTGCTGGCGATGCAGGTGATCGAACTCGGCCTGCCCGTCGTCATCGCCCTGAACATGGTGGACGTCGCGGAAAAGGCCGGCCTGCGGCTCGATCCACAGAAGCTCTCCGAGGAACTCGGCGGCGTACCGGTGGTGCCGATCCAGGCGAATGCCGGCAAGGGCATCGTGGAACTGAAACAAGCGCTGCGACACCCCTTCCCCCACCCGGCCTCACCGGGATGGACCGCGGAAGAGCGGCAGACACGCGCGTTGCAAATTTGCGAGATCGCCGCGCGCCGGCCGGACACTCACACCGCGACGCTTTCCGATAAGCTCGATGCCTGGTTGCTGCACCCGTTCTGCGGATGGCTCGCCTTTGCGGCGATCATGATCGGCATTTTCTGGACGATCTTTTCCATTGCCGAAATCCCGATGGGCTGGATCGAGGACGGCACCGGCGTGGTGCGTGACTGGGTCAATGCCTCGATGAGCGAGGGCGACTTCCGCTCGCTGCTGGCAGACGGGATTGTCACCGGCGTGGGCGAAGGCGTGCTCGTCTTCTTGCCGCAGATCGTGCTGCTGTTCTTCTTCATCGGCCTGCTGGAAAGCTCAGGCTACATGGCGCGTGCCGCGTTCCTGATGGATGGCGTGATGGCGAAGGCGGGTATGAGCGGCAAGGCCTTCCTGCCCCTTTTAAGCTCGTATGCCTGCGCCATTCCCGGCGTCATGGCGACCCGCACGATTGACTCAGCAAAGGAGCGACTCGTGACGATTTTCGTCGCGCCATGGATGAGTTGCTCGGCGCGGCTGCCAGTTTATCTGACGCTCGTCCCCCTTTTGCTTTCGGACATGACCGGGCTACAGAAGGCACTGGTCTTTTCGGCCATCTACGTGACGGGTACGATCACCGCGCTGGTGGTCGCGCGCATCCTCCGCGGTCGGCTTGGCGAGGATAAGACGCCCTCCCATTTCCTGCTGGAACTTCCGCCCTACCGCGCACCCCAGTGGCGCTACATTTTCCGCCACGTGGCCGGACGCGCCGGAGCCTTCTTGAAGAGTGCCGGCACCATCTTGCTGGCGATTTTCATCATCCTGTGGGCAATGAAAACTTATCCGAAATCTGAGTCGGAAGACCCCGGTGAAAAGCTCGCCCACAGTGCGATGGGCCGGGTTGGTGCGGTGGTGGAGCCACTGGTGAAGCCGCTCGGCCTCGACGGACGGGCGGGCACGGCGATCCTGACTTCCTTCGCGGCACGCGAGGCCTTCGTCGGCTCGATGACCCAGCTATTCCACGTTGAGGAAAGCGAGGACGAGGATGAAACGCTGAACCGTCTGCAGACCACCCTCGCCGCGGCGACCTGGCCGGACGGCCGGAAGATGTTTACCCTGCCCGCGCTGCTGGGCCTGATCGTTTTCTACATCTATGCCCTGCAATGCCTGCCGACTTCGGCAGTGGTCGCCCGCGAAGCGGGATCGTGGAAGTGGGCGGTCGGGCAGTTGGTTTTCATGAGCGTCTTCGCCTGGGTGGCCGCGTTTGCGGTGTTCCAGATCACCTCTATGTTCCTCTGA
- a CDS encoding M48 family metallopeptidase — translation MEWNAVALLILVALFALWKLDFIATLLNLKALSPDLPREFADVFDAERYAQSQAYTRESARFEIIHSTFSLASLLVFWTLGGFGWLDGLARGWIAGEIPAGLVFLGLLFLGHTLLHLPFSIYDTFVIEEKFGFNKTTPKTFVIDQLKGLLLAALLGLPLAAGILWIFGNVAHAWLWAWGFFVAFQLFLTWLAPTLILPLFNKFTPMADGPLRQAIHAMAEKCGFPLGEISVMDGSKRSTKANAFFTGFGKTKKIALYDTLVEEQTQDELVAVLAHEIGHFKLRHIIQRLAVSVLQAAALFYLLGLVIDGGKFSRELFDAFGVQTISAHVGLVLFGLLFAPVSRLLGIAAAAWSRKHEFEADAYAAKATGKPESLVTALKKLSAKNLSNLTPHPFRVFLDYSHPPVLTRIAALRRI, via the coding sequence ATGGAATGGAACGCCGTCGCCCTGCTCATCCTCGTGGCGCTATTCGCGCTGTGGAAGCTGGATTTTATCGCCACGCTGCTGAACCTGAAGGCGCTATCTCCGGATCTGCCGAGGGAATTCGCCGATGTCTTCGATGCCGAGCGCTACGCCCAGTCGCAGGCTTACACCCGGGAGTCGGCGCGGTTTGAGATCATCCACTCGACCTTCTCGCTGGCCTCGCTGCTGGTCTTCTGGACGCTCGGCGGTTTCGGCTGGCTCGATGGACTTGCCCGCGGATGGATTGCCGGAGAAATCCCGGCAGGCCTTGTTTTCCTCGGGTTGCTCTTCCTCGGGCACACCCTGCTTCATCTCCCCTTCTCGATCTACGACACCTTCGTGATCGAGGAAAAATTCGGCTTCAACAAGACCACGCCGAAGACCTTCGTCATCGACCAACTCAAGGGTCTGCTGCTCGCCGCCTTGCTCGGCCTGCCACTGGCCGCCGGCATCCTGTGGATCTTCGGCAATGTCGCCCACGCCTGGCTGTGGGCCTGGGGCTTTTTCGTCGCCTTCCAGCTCTTCCTCACCTGGCTCGCGCCGACCTTGATCCTGCCCTTGTTCAACAAGTTCACGCCGATGGCCGATGGACCGCTGCGCCAGGCGATCCACGCGATGGCGGAGAAATGCGGCTTCCCCCTCGGAGAGATCTCGGTCATGGACGGCTCGAAGCGCTCGACCAAGGCCAACGCGTTCTTCACCGGCTTCGGCAAGACCAAGAAGATCGCGCTCTACGACACGCTGGTCGAGGAGCAGACCCAGGACGAATTGGTTGCGGTGCTCGCCCATGAGATCGGCCACTTCAAGCTCCGCCACATCATCCAGCGGCTCGCCGTTTCCGTCCTTCAGGCGGCCGCGCTCTTCTACCTGCTCGGCCTAGTCATCGACGGCGGGAAGTTCTCCCGCGAGTTGTTCGATGCCTTCGGAGTGCAGACGATTTCCGCCCATGTCGGGCTGGTGCTGTTTGGCCTTCTCTTCGCACCTGTGAGTCGTCTGTTAGGCATTGCCGCGGCGGCATGGTCGCGGAAGCACGAGTTCGAAGCCGACGCATACGCCGCGAAAGCCACCGGCAAGCCCGAGTCGCTCGTCACGGCGCTAAAAAAGCTCTCCGCCAAAAACCTCTCCAACCTGACGCCCCATCCCTTCCGCGTCTTCCTCGACTACTCGCATCCACCGGTGCTAACGCGGATTGCCGCGCTGCGGCGGATTTGA
- a CDS encoding SDR family NAD(P)-dependent oxidoreductase — MSLTRYSCALVSGASAGIGAEFARQLAPHCETLVIIARRAERLVELAGELEREHPGLRVMPLEADLTDPNARLQAVGHLLSKGLVPDLLVNNAGMGDYGEFVTSDWMKVEAMLRLNVEALTHLTHALLPSMIERKSGAILNVSSLASLLPIPDFAVYAATKAYVSSFSEALRIEVRDHGIRVMALCPGPVHTEFGEIAGRQPGADFGAREWFYVPQEQVVREGLAGLDCDRPRVYPGWKVAAAAVGISLLPLAIIRLVMSTRPRK, encoded by the coding sequence GTGTCGTTGACCCGTTACTCCTGTGCCCTGGTGTCCGGCGCTTCCGCCGGCATCGGGGCCGAGTTCGCCCGCCAGCTCGCGCCGCATTGCGAAACGCTGGTGATCATCGCCCGCCGTGCGGAGCGCTTGGTCGAGCTGGCCGGCGAGCTCGAAAGGGAGCATCCCGGCCTGCGGGTAATGCCGCTGGAGGCGGATCTCACAGATCCGAATGCGCGGCTGCAGGCCGTGGGCCATCTACTTTCCAAGGGACTCGTTCCCGATCTGCTGGTGAACAATGCCGGCATGGGGGACTACGGCGAGTTCGTCACCTCCGACTGGATGAAGGTCGAGGCGATGCTCCGCTTGAATGTGGAGGCGCTGACCCATCTCACCCATGCCTTGCTGCCATCGATGATCGAACGGAAGAGCGGGGCGATTCTCAATGTCAGTTCCCTGGCGAGCCTGCTGCCGATTCCGGACTTCGCGGTCTATGCCGCGACCAAAGCCTATGTCAGCAGCTTTTCCGAGGCATTGCGCATCGAGGTGCGTGACCACGGCATCCGAGTGATGGCGCTTTGCCCGGGCCCGGTGCACACGGAATTCGGCGAGATCGCCGGACGTCAACCCGGCGCCGATTTCGGTGCGCGGGAGTGGTTCTACGTGCCACAGGAGCAAGTGGTGCGTGAGGGATTGGCCGGTCTGGATTGCGACCGGCCGCGCGTTTATCCCGGTTGGAAGGTTGCTGCCGCCGCGGTGGGGATTTCGCTGCTGCCACTGGCGATTATCCGGCTGGTGATGAGCACGAGACCTCGGAAGTGA
- the moaC gene encoding cyclic pyranopterin monophosphate synthase MoaC, giving the protein MSLSHVNQQNQAAMVDVSAKEVTVRIATAEARVTVNEAVAAQFDGRDFISKKGPVFQTAILAGTMGAKQTSSLIPLCHPLSLDSCKFEVAFEGREALIRCTCKTTGKTGIEMEALTGASIAALAFYDMCKALDPAMVIHGVKLLEKTGGKSDYRANE; this is encoded by the coding sequence GTGTCTCTTTCCCACGTCAACCAGCAAAACCAAGCCGCGATGGTCGATGTTTCGGCGAAAGAGGTCACCGTTCGCATAGCCACTGCCGAGGCCCGGGTCACGGTGAACGAGGCCGTGGCCGCGCAATTCGATGGTCGCGATTTCATCTCGAAAAAAGGGCCGGTATTCCAGACGGCCATCCTCGCCGGAACGATGGGCGCGAAGCAGACCTCCTCGCTGATCCCGCTCTGTCATCCGCTGTCGCTGGACTCGTGCAAGTTCGAGGTCGCATTCGAAGGCCGCGAGGCACTCATCCGCTGCACCTGCAAGACCACCGGCAAGACTGGCATCGAGATGGAGGCTCTAACCGGCGCGAGCATCGCGGCGCTGGCCTTCTACGACATGTGCAAGGCACTCGATCCCGCGATGGTCATCCACGGCGTCAAGCTGTTGGAAAAAACCGGTGGCAAGAGCGACTATCGAGCCAATGAATAA
- a CDS encoding molybdenum cofactor biosynthesis protein MoaE produces MFAIVTDPIDPHALRESILDPAAGGFCSFEGWVRNHHQGQAVLSLEYEAYRSLAEKEGTRIVHEARERFEILHARCQHRVGSLAIGELAVGVIVAAAHRDAAFDACRYIIDEVKFRVPIWKKEHFADGTSGWVRCDHCHEAGHRHHHDHGHGQVHHARHG; encoded by the coding sequence ATGTTTGCCATTGTCACCGATCCCATCGATCCGCACGCACTGCGGGAAAGCATCCTCGATCCCGCGGCCGGCGGCTTCTGTTCCTTCGAAGGCTGGGTGCGGAATCACCACCAGGGGCAGGCCGTGCTATCGCTCGAGTACGAGGCTTATCGTAGTTTGGCGGAGAAGGAGGGCACCCGTATCGTCCACGAGGCACGTGAGCGCTTCGAGATCCTCCATGCACGCTGCCAACATCGCGTCGGCAGCCTGGCCATCGGCGAGCTGGCCGTCGGGGTGATCGTCGCCGCCGCGCATCGCGACGCCGCCTTTGATGCCTGCCGCTATATCATCGACGAGGTGAAGTTCCGGGTGCCGATCTGGAAAAAGGAACACTTCGCCGATGGCACCTCCGGCTGGGTCCGCTGCGACCATTGCCACGAGGCCGGGCATCGGCATCACCACGATCACGGCCACGGGCAGGTCCACCATGCCCGCCACGGGTGA
- a CDS encoding FeoA family protein, translating to MALAKANELETDSLLSLSQAKVGCDFQIKFLNGPACEQLRKLGFCETLQVRKLADGRNLICSVCGTRLALSRELASQVMVAVA from the coding sequence ATGGCGCTTGCGAAGGCCAATGAATTGGAGACCGACAGCCTGCTCAGTTTGAGCCAGGCCAAGGTGGGGTGTGATTTCCAGATCAAGTTCCTCAACGGGCCGGCCTGTGAGCAGCTCCGCAAGCTGGGCTTCTGCGAAACCCTGCAAGTCCGCAAGCTGGCCGATGGCCGCAATTTGATCTGTTCCGTGTGCGGAACCCGGCTCGCGCTCAGCCGCGAGCTGGCCAGCCAGGTGATGGTCGCCGTCGCCTGA
- a CDS encoding NTP transferase domain-containing protein — translation MTTLILIGGKSQRMGRDKATIERPDGILQIDWLARLAKLTGGEVFLSMRDDSAPPVDLPVVTDEVAGGGPLAALAAIHARKPDGPVLVLGCDLFLLDETTVTHLLSHRDPNRSATCFANRIDGRPEPLCAIYEVSGISQAAEALGRGDHCARRFLESLDPLVLELPHAAALDNANTPQELAECFAKLQHGVMPKIMHVLYFAKLRESRGLDEEQVETLACTPAGLYEELRFRHRLPLEIGSLRAARNGDFCTWDDLISDGDEIVFIPPVAGG, via the coding sequence ATGACCACCCTAATCCTCATCGGCGGCAAGAGCCAGCGCATGGGCCGCGACAAGGCCACCATCGAGCGCCCGGATGGCATTCTCCAGATCGATTGGCTGGCGCGGCTCGCCAAGCTGACTGGCGGCGAAGTCTTCCTCTCGATGCGCGATGATTCCGCTCCTCCAGTCGATCTGCCGGTCGTGACCGATGAAGTGGCCGGCGGCGGCCCGCTCGCGGCACTGGCCGCCATCCACGCAAGGAAGCCCGACGGACCGGTGTTGGTGCTCGGCTGCGACCTGTTCCTGCTGGATGAAACAACCGTGACTCACCTGCTTTCGCATCGTGACCCAAATCGTAGCGCGACCTGCTTCGCCAACCGCATCGACGGCAGGCCCGAGCCGCTCTGCGCGATCTACGAGGTTTCTGGTATTTCGCAGGCGGCCGAAGCGCTGGGCCGTGGCGATCATTGCGCGCGGCGCTTCCTCGAATCGCTCGACCCCCTGGTGCTCGAGTTGCCCCACGCCGCGGCGCTCGACAATGCCAACACGCCCCAAGAGCTCGCTGAGTGCTTCGCCAAGCTGCAACACGGTGTGATGCCGAAAATCATGCACGTGCTCTACTTCGCCAAGCTCCGCGAATCCCGCGGGCTCGATGAGGAGCAGGTCGAGACCCTCGCCTGCACCCCCGCCGGACTCTACGAAGAGCTGCGGTTCCGCCATCGCCTGCCCTTGGAAATCGGCAGCCTGCGCGCCGCCCGCAATGGCGACTTCTGCACGTGGGACGACTTGATTTCCGATGGCGACGAGATTGTTTTCATCCCACCCGTCGCCGGAGGCTAA
- the uxaC gene encoding glucuronate isomerase, which translates to MAYLDDESFLLHSPTARRLFHEVAKDQPIYDYHCHLSPKEIATNHRWENLADIWLGGDHYKWRLLRANGVDEEYITGAASPREKFQAWAETVPYTLRNPIHHWTHLELRRYFGIDTLLSPATADEIWDKANSRLAEPDFCVHGILEKFRVTMVGTTDDPADPLDHHETIAFSPLRTKVLPTFRPDKAFAVDQPKAFNAWIEKLEEITDTSIHHVSDLLQALQKRHDDFHAAGCRLSDHGLERCPALPCDDADASIIFDKARRGLPVTAEEKEKFTFFLMVFFGQQDAAKGWTKQLHLGPFRNVNPRMFDLLGPDAGFDTIGDERQGAALITYLGTLAQQGSLPQVILYNINPRDNYLFAAMTGAFQDGTVAGKIQFGSGWWFLDQKDGMELQLNALSSTGLLSRFVGMLTDSRSFLSFPRHEYFRRILCNLIGSEADRGELPDDFEALSKLVADVCSGNASRYFRF; encoded by the coding sequence ATGGCCTATCTCGACGACGAATCGTTCCTCCTCCACTCGCCGACCGCCCGCCGTCTGTTCCATGAAGTGGCGAAGGACCAGCCGATCTACGACTACCACTGCCACCTTTCGCCGAAGGAGATCGCCACCAACCACCGCTGGGAGAACCTCGCCGACATCTGGCTGGGCGGCGACCATTACAAGTGGCGTCTCCTACGCGCCAATGGCGTCGACGAGGAATACATTACCGGTGCCGCATCGCCGCGAGAGAAGTTTCAGGCATGGGCGGAGACCGTGCCCTACACCTTGCGCAATCCAATCCACCACTGGACGCACCTTGAGCTGCGCCGCTACTTTGGGATCGATACGTTGCTGAGCCCGGCGACCGCCGACGAGATTTGGGATAAGGCCAACTCGCGCCTCGCTGAGCCGGACTTCTGCGTCCACGGCATCTTGGAAAAGTTCCGGGTGACCATGGTCGGCACCACCGACGATCCGGCGGATCCGCTGGATCATCACGAGACGATCGCCTTCAGCCCGTTGAGGACCAAGGTGCTGCCGACCTTCCGTCCCGACAAGGCGTTCGCGGTCGATCAGCCGAAGGCGTTCAACGCGTGGATCGAGAAGCTCGAGGAAATCACCGACACGAGCATCCATCACGTCTCCGACCTGTTGCAGGCCTTGCAAAAGCGCCACGATGACTTCCACGCGGCCGGCTGCCGGCTATCCGATCATGGACTCGAGCGCTGCCCCGCGCTGCCCTGCGACGACGCGGATGCCTCCATCATCTTCGACAAGGCCCGGCGCGGCCTGCCGGTCACGGCGGAGGAGAAGGAGAAGTTCACCTTCTTCTTGATGGTCTTCTTTGGCCAGCAGGATGCGGCGAAGGGTTGGACCAAGCAGCTTCACCTCGGCCCCTTCCGCAACGTCAATCCGCGGATGTTCGACCTGCTCGGCCCGGATGCCGGCTTCGACACCATCGGCGACGAACGCCAGGGCGCGGCGCTGATCACTTACCTCGGCACGCTCGCCCAACAAGGCAGCCTTCCGCAGGTCATCCTCTACAACATCAATCCGCGCGACAATTACCTCTTCGCCGCGATGACCGGGGCCTTCCAGGACGGCACCGTGGCGGGCAAGATCCAGTTCGGCAGCGGCTGGTGGTTCCTCGATCAGAAGGACGGCATGGAACTCCAGCTCAACGCGCTATCCTCCACCGGCCTGCTCTCGCGCTTCGTCGGCATGCTCACCGACTCGCGGTCGTTCCTGTCCTTCCCTCGCCACGAGTATTTCCGCCGTATCCTCTGCAACCTGATCGGCAGCGAAGCCGACCGCGGCGAACTGCCGGACGACTTCGAAGCCCTGTCGAAATTGGTGGCCGACGTGTGCAGCGGAAACGCGAGCCGCTACTTCCGGTTCTAG
- a CDS encoding VOC family protein, translated as MSSRGLLHHMIINVSNVERSSPFYTAMFRYLGYELNDSSYGEDYGYEDWKRWDLNTPHEISICQVLEPLKAVPHQRGALGHHCHIAFCAEDREDVDRFHREVLVPLAEQGLCAIEDAPCDCPEYNDGYYATFFTDPDGLKYEFVINPNHLLKKAAREAAF; from the coding sequence ATGTCTTCCCGCGGCCTGCTCCATCACATGATCATCAACGTCTCGAACGTGGAGCGCTCATCGCCCTTCTACACGGCGATGTTCCGCTACCTCGGTTACGAGCTGAACGATAGCAGCTACGGCGAGGACTACGGTTACGAGGACTGGAAGCGCTGGGATCTGAACACTCCCCACGAGATCAGCATCTGCCAGGTTCTCGAACCGCTGAAGGCGGTGCCGCATCAGCGCGGTGCCCTCGGCCACCATTGCCACATCGCCTTCTGCGCCGAGGACCGCGAGGACGTGGATCGCTTCCATCGCGAGGTCCTCGTCCCCTTGGCCGAACAAGGACTTTGCGCCATTGAAGACGCACCCTGCGATTGCCCCGAATACAACGACGGCTACTACGCCACCTTCTTCACCGATCCTGATGGCTTGAAATACGAGTTCGTGATCAATCCAAATCACCTCCTCAAAAAGGCGGCGCGAGAGGCAGCCTTCTGA